A DNA window from Pyrus communis chromosome 3, drPyrComm1.1, whole genome shotgun sequence contains the following coding sequences:
- the LOC137729831 gene encoding transcription factor bHLH62-like, which produces MENDFFLNAGIPSPLLLEQASSMPAWRSSFSTAVDIQAAATDRNCALEQSPDCFYNPNWDNKSTDQNIHFKSALSSMVSSPAASNSNISNESFVIRELIGKLGSIGNSSDLSPHSQSLLGIQNSYMGRNGNASANTSCYSTPLNSPPKLNLPVPDHHLEKEKQHNLANSMALNSSLADFSADPGFAERAAKFSCFGSRSFNGRTSQLGTNNNNSTEQPPFRSHPAAGNGGKLPRVSSSSSIKALGSQTSMQEKMRALLQDRSELPNSREESTISEQKPNGEINSMDMNSRKRKSASKGKAKDHHPPPISPSPTSTKGAEVNENSNAKRSKPSENNGNDQNGSVKAEEDAKGSTSSDEKQTKIGPKPPEPPKDYIHVRARRGQATDSHSLAERVRREKISERMKLLQDLVPGCNKVTGKALMLDEIINYVQSLQRQVEFLSMKLSSVNTRLDFNMETLMSKEIFQQNNGLPQHPIFPSDSSAQAIYGHQRQQNPALSNGAVDPLDNTSPCQSLGMQLPPLSGFSSEGIPQFPAFGEDDLHTIVQMGFGQNPARESELLGSNQVSHMKIEL; this is translated from the exons ATGGAGAATGATTTTTTCCTAAATGCCGGAATCCCATCTCCGCTTCTCTTAGAACAAGCATCCTCAATGCCGGCATGGCGGTCTTCATTCTCGACCGCCGTGGACATCCAGGCCGCTGCCACGGACCGAAATTGCGCTTTGGAGCAGTCCCCGGACTGCTTCTACAATCCCAATTGGGACAACAAGTCAACCGACCAGAACATCCACTTCAAATCAGCCCTGAGTTCAATGGTGTCATCTCCGGCGGCGTCCAACTCCAACATCTCCAACGAGAGCTTCGTGATCAGGGAACTGATCGGAAAGCTCGGAAGCATCGGAAACTCCAGCGATCTCTCGCCACATTCCCAGTCGTTGCTGGGAATTCAAAATTCTTACATGGGTAGAAATGGAAATGCAAGTGCCAACACTTCATGCTACAGCACCCCGTTGAACTCGCCGCCCAAGTTAAACCTGCCCGTTCCGGATCACCATTTGGAGAAGGAAAAGCAACACAATTTAGCAAACTCCATGGCCTTGAATTCCAGCCTGGCGGATTTCTCTGCCGACCCTGGATTCGCCGAGAGGGCGGCGAAGTTTTCATGTTTCGGAAGCAGGAGCTTCAATGGCAGAACATCACAGCTGGGAACGAATAATAACAACAGTACTGAACAACCGCCGTTTAGATCCCATCCCGCAGCGGGAAATGGCGGCAAGCTTCCTCGGGTTTCGAGCAGTTCGTCGATTAAGGCACTCGGATCTCAGACGAGTATGCAGGAAAAGATGCGTGCTCTGCTGCAGGATCGGAGTGAACTCCCCAATTCCCGAGAGGAATCGACGATTTCTGAGCAGAAACCAAACGGGGAGATCAATTCCATGGATATGAATTCTAGGAAAAGAAAATCAGCTTCcaaaggaaaagcaaaggacCATCATCCTCCTCCAATATCCCCATCTCCAACTTCCACAAAG GGGGCTGAAGTTAACGAAAATTCTAATGCAAAGAGAAGCAAGCCAAGTGAAAACAATGGGAATGACCAAAATGGGTCTGTGAAAGCTGAGGAGGATGCAAAGGGAAGCACCAGTTCTGATGAGAAGCAAACCAAGATTGGTCCAAAGCCACCTGAGCCTCCCAAGGATTATATTCATGTAAGAGCAAGAAGGGGCCAAGCCACTGACAGCCACAGCCTTGCTGAAAGG GTAAGAAGAGAGAAGATTAGTGAAAGGATGAAGCTTCTTCAAGATCTTGTGCCGGGTTGCAACAAG GTGACTGGAAAAGCACTTATGCTTGATGAGATTATAAATTACGTGCAGTCATTACAACGCCAAGTCGAG TTTCTCTCCATGAAGTTGTCTTCTGTGAACACCAGACTGGATTTCAACATGGAAACCCTAATGTCAAAAGAG ATATTTCAACAAAACAATGGCTTGCCACAGCATCCAATATTCCCATCAGATTCCTCGGCACAAGCCATTTATGGACACCAACGCCAGCAAAATCCAGCACTTTCTAATGGGGCAGTGGACCCCTTGGATAATACCTCACCGTGCCAAAGCCTTGGGATGCAATTACCTCCTCTCAGTGGTTTTAGTAGTGAAGGCATTCCTCAG TTTCCAGCATTTGGTGAAGATGATCTGCATACCATTGTTCAGATGGGTTTTGGCCAAAATCCAGCCAGAGAATCAGAATTGCTTG GTTCAAATCAAGTATCGCACATGAAAATTGAGCTCTGA